A portion of the Micromonospora vinacea genome contains these proteins:
- a CDS encoding TIGR03084 family metal-binding protein, whose protein sequence is MVDISDLLTDLADESAQLDALVAPLPTADWARPTPAPGWSIGHQIAHLAWTDHVALLAATDPEAFYATVTAAPDVTRLVDVGAEEFLAPPAELLVRWRAGRTALVDALAAVPAGGKLPWYGTRMSASSMATARIMETWAHGADVADALGVVRPDSDRLRHVAHLGVRTLGHGFTAHGREAPTAPVRVELVGPGGDTWSWGPADAADRVTGPVRDFCQLVTQRRHRADLALVATGPVADEWLDVAQAFAGPPGDGRQPAGRNGVRA, encoded by the coding sequence ATCAGCGACCTGCTCACGGACCTGGCCGACGAGTCCGCCCAGCTGGACGCCCTGGTGGCGCCACTGCCCACCGCCGACTGGGCGAGGCCGACCCCCGCGCCGGGCTGGAGCATCGGACACCAGATCGCCCACCTCGCCTGGACCGACCACGTCGCGCTGTTGGCCGCTACCGATCCCGAGGCGTTCTACGCGACGGTGACCGCCGCACCGGACGTGACCCGGCTCGTCGACGTCGGCGCCGAGGAGTTCCTCGCCCCACCGGCCGAGCTGCTCGTCCGTTGGCGGGCCGGGCGAACCGCGCTCGTCGACGCACTGGCCGCCGTTCCGGCCGGCGGCAAACTGCCCTGGTACGGCACCCGGATGTCGGCCAGCTCGATGGCCACCGCACGGATCATGGAGACCTGGGCGCACGGCGCGGACGTGGCCGACGCCCTCGGCGTGGTCCGCCCCGACAGCGACCGGCTTCGGCACGTGGCGCACCTGGGCGTGCGTACCCTCGGGCACGGTTTCACTGCGCACGGCCGGGAGGCACCGACGGCACCGGTCCGGGTCGAGCTGGTCGGGCCCGGCGGCGACACGTGGAGCTGGGGCCCGGCGGACGCCGCCGACCGGGTCACCGGCCCGGTTCGGGACTTCTGCCAGCTGGTCACCCAGCGCCGGCACCGCGCGGACCTCGCCCTGGTCGCCACCGGCCCGGTCGCCGACGAGTGGCTCGACGTGGCACAGGCCTTCGCCGGGCCGCCGGGCGACGGCCGGCAGCCGGCCGGCCGGAACGGGGTACGGGCATGA